A window of the Lolium perenne isolate Kyuss_39 chromosome 7, Kyuss_2.0, whole genome shotgun sequence genome harbors these coding sequences:
- the LOC127312347 gene encoding uncharacterized protein, producing the protein MGSGNLVMKKVVRPSSFDLDIQLDKSWKEDVTCPICLDYPHNAVLLRCTSYEKGCRPFVCDTDQTRSNCLERFKGAYELPANVKISSIAVAPLDSIHIVSSQVNNRPSCPLCRGDVIGWIVIGEARLHLNQKKRCCEEDQCSFAGNFNELQKHTQQKHPDSRPSEIDPARQVDWDNFQQSSDIVDVLSTIHAQVPNGIVLGDYVIEYGDDETGEDYEVLRRVRRRWWSFICCKAFCRYPRRRRRGRSRDSRGSGRRNSNQAHLENFNLEVPTQAVDLRELRFDEIDDEYIVTGALPSMGTPGRMASFHYRDTRYGR; encoded by the exons ATGGGCTCAGGAAACCTGGTGATGAAGAAGGTGGTGAGGCCGAGCTCATTCGATCTGGACATACAGCTCGACAAAAGCTGGAAGGAGGACGTGACTTGCCCAATCTGCCTAGACTACCCTCACAACGCGGTCCTACTGAGGTGCACATCTTACGAGAAGGGCTGCAGGCCGTTCGTGTGCGACACGGACCAGACCCGCTCAAACTGTCTCGAGAGGTTCAAGGGTGCATACGAGCTGCCTGCCAACGTGAAGATCTCGTCTATAGCCGTGGCTCCTCTTGACAGCATCCACATCGTGTCGTCTCAGGTGAACAACCGCCCGAGCTGCCCGTTGTGCAGAGGCGATGTCATTGGGTGGATTGTCATTGGCGAGGCTCGTCTGCACCTTAACCAGAAGAAGAGGTGCTGTGAAGAGGATCAATGTTCCTTTGCTGGTAACTTCAACGAGCTTCAGAAGCACACGCAGCAGAAGCATCCGGATTCACGCCCTTCGGAAATTGATCCTGCCAGGCAAGTTGATTGGGACAACTTCCAGCAGTCTTCTGATATTGTGGATGTCTTGAGCACGATACATGCACAAGTTCCTAATGGTATTGTTCTCGGAGACTATGTCATTGAGTATGGGGATGATGAAACTGGAGAAGACTACGAAGTGCTCCGCAGGgttaggaggaggtggtggtcctTTATCTGTTGCAAAGCCTTCTGCAGATATCCAAGaaggcgaagaagaggaagatcaaGGGATAGTAGAGGCAGTGGAAGGAGGAACAGCAATCAGGCTCATCTGGAAAACTTCAATCTCGAGGTTCCGACACAGGCTGTTGACTTGAGAGAACTCAGATTTGATGAAATCGATGATGAATACATTGTCACAGGGGCCTTACCTAGTATGGGAACACCTGGAAGAATGGCCAGTTTCCATTACAG GGATACAAGAtatggccggtga